In the bacterium genome, one interval contains:
- a CDS encoding shikimate dehydrogenase — MTPTGKPGSFGFVVHPPTLRHVRKAMPAMRYLPEGLVLSLIKYQKPYLISRVRRISSLLGHEIQGFFVVCPLLPTQMLSLETGPVIDRIVAAGRIAERLGAKILGLGGYTSIVGDKGHTVASRLSLAVTSGSAMTAWSSVEAIRRLAKQRGVDLSKSTLAVIGASGSIGTLCTTVLAPAVKRVLINARHQEKLERLRSDIAKSCATEVGVEMDAHRAVAAADLVITTTSAPDALFSADELRSGSIVADVSVPKNISKVEHQRSDVTVVDGGRVKLPGKPEFSVDIGLSRGVVYACMAETMALALEGRFENFSLGDNISPVKVEEIGQIGRKHGFDVWLGESAAEIEEEER, encoded by the coding sequence ATGACTCCGACAGGCAAGCCGGGTTCCTTCGGGTTCGTCGTGCATCCGCCGACGTTGAGACACGTGCGCAAGGCCATGCCCGCGATGCGCTACCTCCCTGAAGGTCTGGTCTTGTCCCTCATCAAATACCAGAAGCCCTATCTCATTTCTCGCGTGCGCCGGATCAGCTCCCTTCTCGGACACGAAATTCAGGGCTTCTTCGTCGTCTGTCCGCTGCTGCCGACGCAGATGCTCAGCCTTGAGACCGGGCCCGTCATAGACCGCATCGTCGCCGCCGGCAGAATCGCCGAGCGGCTGGGGGCGAAGATTCTGGGTCTCGGCGGGTACACGTCAATCGTCGGTGACAAGGGACATACCGTCGCGTCACGTCTCAGCCTGGCCGTGACCAGCGGCAGCGCGATGACCGCCTGGTCCTCGGTCGAGGCGATTCGGCGGCTGGCCAAGCAGCGCGGCGTGGATCTGTCTAAGTCGACACTTGCCGTCATCGGTGCGTCCGGCTCCATCGGGACGCTTTGCACGACGGTGCTGGCGCCCGCGGTCAAAAGGGTGCTCATCAATGCCAGGCACCAGGAGAAGCTGGAACGGCTGCGCTCCGACATCGCGAAGTCCTGCGCGACCGAGGTGGGCGTGGAGATGGACGCACACAGGGCGGTAGCGGCCGCCGACCTTGTCATCACTACGACCAGCGCTCCGGATGCATTGTTCTCGGCCGATGAACTGAGGTCGGGGAGCATTGTTGCCGATGTGTCGGTGCCCAAGAACATCTCAAAGGTAGAGCATCAGCGGAGTGATGTGACCGTGGTGGATGGCGGCCGCGTGAAACTGCCAGGCAAACCCGAGTTCAGTGTCGACATCGGCCTCTCGCGGGGCGTAGTATATGCCTGCATGGCCGAGACCATGGCGCTGGCGCTCGAAGGCAGGTTCGAGAACTTCTCCCTCGGCGACAACATCAGCCCGGTCAAGGTCGAGGAAATAGGACAAATCGGGCGGAAGCACGGGTTTGACGTGTGGCTCGGCGAAAGCGCCGCGGAGATTGAAGAAGAGGAGCGATGA
- a CDS encoding DUF2721 domain-containing protein: MKKRSDDDRGRCLMTASLLSLVQSMVTPVVMISACGLLLLSVSNKLGRIVDRTRELNSEDRGLSNDIDTVRRLSIRNQIDLLLRRALLLRNACGLLYLAVAVFALTSLCVGLSSVARGFEVLMLVLFVIGLATVVWAGILAYLEIRLSHQAITEEIKELRLHG, encoded by the coding sequence TTGAAGAAGAGGAGCGATGACGATAGAGGGAGGTGCCTGATGACTGCCAGCCTGCTGAGTCTCGTCCAGTCGATGGTCACGCCGGTGGTGATGATATCGGCATGCGGATTGTTGCTGCTTTCAGTCTCGAACAAACTCGGCCGCATCGTCGACCGGACCCGCGAACTGAACTCCGAGGACCGGGGTCTTTCGAATGACATCGACACGGTCCGGCGTCTCTCCATCCGGAACCAGATTGACCTCCTGCTCAGGCGCGCCCTGCTGCTCCGCAACGCCTGCGGGCTTCTGTACCTTGCGGTCGCGGTCTTCGCCCTAACGTCGCTCTGCGTAGGCCTGTCCAGCGTGGCGCGGGGGTTCGAGGTCCTGATGCTCGTGCTCTTCGTCATCGGGCTAGCGACCGTTGTCTGGGCCGGAATTCTCGCCTACCTCGAAATCCGCCTGTCTCACCAGGCAATCACCGAGGAGATAAAGGAGCTGAGGCTGCACGGCTAG
- the glmM gene encoding phosphoglucosamine mutase, whose product MTSPIFGISGLRGIVGDSLLPETVARYAAAFGTFVGHGTVALGRDCRASGEMMYTAATAGLVSVGCEVMQLDICPTPTVVYVTRRGTVAGAVMLTASHNPEQWNGMKFVSREGQFLSPDEVAAFRKLVKGKGAKYADWDALRPVKKNPNAIYAHINSILSNELFRGIRPALIERKLKVGVDAVNGAASVAACQLVEALGAEPVRLFCSIEPMKQGALFPRKPEPEAQNLGDLCNMVRERKLDLGIAFDPDGDRFSCVDETGVPLGEEATICLACKYVLPRRKGLVVVNLSTTRAVDDVCTELGVVVERVPVGEANVADRMEKVQAVLGGEGNGGVILPDLNFTRDGLVAAATVIGLVSQGREPLSAIGATLPKYQMVKTSMSLSREQFTERSEKLAKAFEGAAVDRQDGLKFSIEDSWVHVRPSNTEPIVRIIAEAKTDVQAKAVVEKIRQALSANGKEPEKK is encoded by the coding sequence ATGACGTCCCCCATCTTCGGTATTTCAGGGCTCCGCGGAATCGTCGGAGACAGCCTCCTTCCCGAGACCGTAGCCCGCTACGCTGCCGCCTTCGGCACGTTTGTCGGCCATGGCACGGTCGCGCTCGGCCGCGACTGCCGTGCTTCGGGCGAGATGATGTACACGGCGGCAACTGCCGGTCTGGTGTCGGTCGGCTGCGAGGTCATGCAGCTTGACATCTGCCCGACGCCGACAGTCGTCTACGTCACCCGGCGCGGCACCGTCGCCGGTGCGGTCATGCTCACTGCCAGCCACAATCCCGAGCAGTGGAACGGCATGAAATTTGTCAGCCGCGAAGGGCAGTTCCTGTCTCCGGACGAGGTGGCCGCATTCCGCAAGCTCGTCAAAGGCAAGGGCGCGAAGTATGCGGACTGGGACGCACTGCGGCCGGTCAAGAAGAACCCGAACGCAATCTACGCCCACATCAACTCGATACTCTCGAACGAGCTGTTCCGCGGGATCCGGCCGGCGTTGATCGAGCGGAAGCTGAAGGTCGGCGTGGACGCGGTGAACGGCGCGGCCTCGGTCGCTGCCTGCCAACTGGTCGAGGCGCTCGGCGCCGAACCGGTCCGGCTCTTTTGCAGCATCGAACCGATGAAGCAGGGCGCGTTGTTCCCGCGCAAGCCCGAGCCCGAGGCGCAGAATCTCGGCGACCTCTGCAACATGGTGCGCGAGCGGAAGCTCGACCTCGGGATTGCCTTCGATCCGGACGGCGACCGCTTTAGTTGCGTCGACGAAACCGGCGTCCCGCTCGGCGAAGAGGCGACCATCTGCCTTGCCTGCAAGTACGTGCTGCCCCGGCGAAAAGGGCTGGTGGTGGTCAATCTGTCAACGACCCGAGCGGTTGATGATGTCTGCACCGAGTTGGGCGTCGTGGTCGAGCGCGTTCCGGTGGGCGAGGCGAACGTGGCTGACCGGATGGAGAAGGTTCAAGCGGTGCTGGGTGGCGAAGGCAACGGCGGAGTGATCCTGCCGGACCTGAACTTCACCCGCGATGGACTTGTGGCCGCGGCCACGGTAATCGGGCTCGTGAGCCAGGGGCGTGAACCGCTCTCGGCCATCGGAGCAACCCTGCCCAAGTACCAGATGGTCAAGACCTCAATGAGTCTGAGCCGTGAGCAATTCACCGAGCGCAGTGAGAAGCTGGCCAAGGCGTTCGAGGGCGCGGCGGTTGACCGGCAGGACGGCCTGAAGTTCAGCATTGAGGATTCCTGGGTGCACGTCCGGCCGTCGAACACCGAGCCGATTGTGCGAATCATCGCCGAGGCGAAGACGGACGTGCAGGCAAAAGCGGTCGTCGAGAAGATCCGCCAGGCCCTGAGCGCCAACGGGAAAGAACCAGAGAAGAAATGA
- the glmS gene encoding glutamine--fructose-6-phosphate transaminase (isomerizing) encodes MCGIVGYIGPRNLTNVIMVGLERLEYRGYDSCGIAAVDGGLTLRKTAGRLQKLKEILASNPVTGNLGVGHTRWATHGKVTDENAHPFTGCYGRMAVVHNGIIENYRELRQRLVAAGHKFVSGTDSETIIHLIESHHEKDLVAAVRKTAAELVGSYAVVVISADEPDRMVVLKAGSPLVIGQGEGEYVVASDAQALVGIARRMIAMQDGDLAVIKRDSLELTNPVGRRVQRQFSAIDLKAKALTKGRYPHFMRKEIYEQPKVISDGIQHRFRDRRVMLDPEFLLYPDEVEKVARVVIQACGTSYHAGLIGRYYFEKFCRIPVSVEISSELRTSEFIYEGDTLMIPISQSGETADTLAALREASARDIHSLAVLNTKRSSIDREADSSVYIHAGPEIGVASTKAYTAEILTLLSLALYFARVRKTMPDDKFDDIVHHCRELPAQMRQALALDAKVKATAERLAHAHDFLFLGRGINYPSALEGALKLKEVAYVHATGLPAGEMKHGPIALISENTPVIGIAPHDSVYDKMLSNLAESKARKGLIIAVGNEDDEALAELADTVFPVPAAPEYLMPLLVAIPLQLFAYHAAVIRGCDVDKPRNLAKSVTVE; translated from the coding sequence ATGTGTGGTATCGTTGGCTACATCGGGCCGCGTAACCTGACCAACGTCATCATGGTCGGGCTCGAGCGGCTCGAGTACCGTGGCTACGATTCCTGTGGAATCGCCGCGGTTGACGGTGGCCTGACGCTAAGGAAGACCGCGGGCCGGCTGCAGAAGCTCAAGGAGATACTCGCGAGCAACCCGGTGACTGGCAACCTCGGGGTAGGTCACACGCGCTGGGCCACCCATGGCAAGGTCACTGACGAGAACGCCCACCCGTTTACGGGCTGTTACGGCCGCATGGCGGTGGTGCACAACGGCATCATCGAGAACTACCGTGAACTGCGCCAGCGGCTGGTCGCGGCCGGGCATAAGTTCGTATCTGGCACCGACTCCGAGACCATCATCCACCTGATCGAGTCCCACCACGAGAAGGACCTTGTTGCTGCAGTGCGCAAGACCGCGGCCGAACTCGTGGGGTCGTACGCTGTCGTCGTCATTTCGGCCGACGAGCCGGACCGGATGGTGGTGCTGAAAGCGGGCAGTCCGTTGGTCATCGGCCAGGGCGAGGGTGAATACGTGGTCGCGTCCGATGCGCAGGCGCTGGTCGGCATCGCCCGGCGGATGATCGCCATGCAGGACGGCGACCTCGCAGTCATAAAACGCGATTCGCTCGAGCTGACCAACCCGGTCGGCAGGCGCGTCCAGCGCCAGTTCTCCGCCATCGACCTCAAAGCCAAGGCTCTCACCAAGGGCCGGTACCCGCACTTCATGCGCAAGGAGATTTACGAGCAGCCGAAGGTCATCAGCGATGGCATACAGCACCGTTTCCGGGACCGGCGCGTCATGCTCGACCCCGAGTTCCTGCTCTACCCGGACGAAGTGGAGAAGGTCGCGCGGGTCGTCATCCAGGCCTGCGGTACCTCGTACCACGCGGGTCTTATCGGCCGGTACTACTTCGAGAAGTTCTGCCGCATCCCGGTCTCGGTCGAAATCAGCTCCGAGCTCCGTACGTCCGAGTTCATCTACGAAGGCGACACCCTGATGATTCCCATCAGCCAGTCGGGGGAGACCGCGGATACGCTCGCCGCCCTGCGCGAGGCCTCTGCCCGCGATATCCATTCACTGGCGGTGCTCAACACGAAGCGTTCCTCCATCGACCGCGAGGCCGACTCGTCGGTCTACATCCACGCCGGTCCGGAAATCGGCGTCGCCTCGACCAAGGCGTACACCGCCGAGATACTCACGCTGCTCTCGCTTGCGCTCTATTTCGCCCGGGTGCGCAAGACAATGCCCGACGACAAGTTCGACGACATCGTCCACCACTGCCGCGAGCTGCCGGCGCAGATGCGGCAGGCGCTGGCCCTCGACGCGAAGGTCAAGGCGACCGCGGAGCGGCTCGCGCACGCCCACGATTTCCTCTTCCTCGGCCGCGGCATCAACTACCCGTCGGCGCTCGAGGGCGCGCTCAAACTCAAGGAAGTTGCCTACGTCCACGCGACCGGGCTGCCGGCCGGCGAGATGAAGCACGGGCCGATTGCCCTGATTTCCGAGAACACCCCGGTCATCGGCATCGCGCCGCACGACTCGGTTTACGACAAGATGCTCTCGAACCTGGCCGAGTCCAAGGCGCGCAAGGGACTCATAATCGCCGTCGGCAACGAAGACGACGAAGCGCTCGCGGAACTGGCCGATACGGTGTTCCCGGTCCCGGCCGCGCCCGAGTACCTGATGCCGTTGCTTGTGGCGATTCCACTCCAGCTCTTTGCCTACCACGCGGCGGTCATCCGTGGCTGCGACGTCGATAAGCCACGGAATCTCGCCAAGAGCGTCACAGTCGAATAA
- a CDS encoding Ig-like domain-containing protein — MFLVALSCQRADNTRPGVVSTYPASGTSGVPSNTQIRMAFSEAMDTASVRAAFSMTPAAMGKFEWAGDSVVYWQPDNLLSVQTSYSFSVETSATDLAGNQLKPNGPFQFNTTDTSAPPAMVYMLGRSAMAGWFSHWGGSPYTHGRFTLYYHAVDSPPGIVTSAQAIIDSLVLCDEPVLFFKLSYEDFAGRDSVTAQQNLDRNVAYVDSVYTAARGRGLKMIVGNALPQVAVATDQWLVWNHRHYNQRLLDLAAQHPDTLRVFNFYSVLADSAGNLNPTYATSSSDSRPNGAGYTALDSAYFPFLEAYY; from the coding sequence ATGTTTCTGGTCGCCTTGAGCTGCCAGCGGGCCGACAATACGCGACCTGGCGTAGTCTCGACCTACCCGGCGAGCGGCACTTCCGGGGTCCCATCTAATACCCAAATCCGCATGGCCTTCTCCGAAGCAATGGATACGGCGTCGGTCAGGGCAGCCTTCAGCATGACACCGGCAGCCATGGGCAAGTTCGAATGGGCCGGCGACTCGGTGGTGTACTGGCAGCCGGATAATCTGCTCAGCGTCCAGACATCGTACTCTTTCAGCGTGGAGACCAGCGCTACCGACTTGGCCGGTAACCAGCTCAAGCCGAACGGTCCGTTCCAGTTCAACACCACTGACACGTCAGCCCCGCCAGCCATGGTCTACATGTTGGGCCGGTCGGCGATGGCCGGCTGGTTCAGCCACTGGGGCGGAAGTCCGTATACGCACGGCCGATTCACGCTGTACTACCACGCGGTCGATTCGCCGCCGGGCATCGTCACCAGCGCTCAGGCGATAATCGACAGCCTGGTGCTCTGCGACGAGCCGGTTCTCTTCTTCAAACTCTCCTACGAGGATTTCGCGGGCCGCGACTCCGTGACCGCGCAGCAGAACCTCGACCGCAACGTCGCCTATGTAGACTCGGTGTACACTGCGGCCCGCGGCCGCGGATTGAAGATGATTGTCGGCAATGCCCTGCCGCAGGTCGCGGTCGCCACCGACCAATGGCTCGTGTGGAACCATCGGCACTACAACCAGCGGCTTCTCGACCTCGCGGCGCAGCACCCCGATACTCTCCGCGTGTTCAACTTCTATTCGGTGCTGGCCGACAGCGCAGGCAACCTCAATCCGACGTACGCCACGAGCTCCTCCGATTCGCGCCCCAACGGCGCCGGGTACACCGCGCTCGACTCCGCCTACTTCCCTTTCCTGGAAGCGTACTATTAG
- a CDS encoding PDZ domain-containing protein, translating to MMTLVLSLFCALAPVQQGDSATSSWLEVMGLVPDGPAARAGIQIGDALASYDGKVIGSRAALEAAQAAVRADSVAVSLRRGNKELSFKLSKGKLGIYFAEWQNDLVPDSDATLLDDVPNLSWSRTNSFMGALEAIGQRLGDSVGYAFLCGASGAAFRTQFFDGWCPSSPDATVGFNAGDVALKACGLSASWQHPSDDGKNKPQMLAAVRKSIDAGMPVLGIDMVEMPEWGVIIGYEKNSDELFCHTYFDKHKRYEVARKFPFAVGILKREGRTPDENTSIRRGFDVVLENLTTIKYGQYYSGLAAFDEWTGRLRDDDFTKLDSAKLANAAQANEWIFERLIADRKTGIEYLDTVGKRMPALQPTTDSLAAIYQQEIGVLEPLAAHLPGPGSVKPGWQWSKVDRDNEIAMLLSARVFEEQTIPMWKKLAGRKQ from the coding sequence ATGATGACACTCGTCCTTTCTCTGTTCTGCGCACTTGCGCCTGTCCAGCAAGGTGACTCGGCTACTTCCTCATGGCTGGAGGTTATGGGGCTGGTGCCGGACGGGCCGGCAGCAAGAGCCGGAATCCAGATTGGCGACGCTCTCGCGAGTTATGACGGGAAGGTAATAGGCTCTCGCGCTGCACTTGAGGCGGCGCAGGCTGCGGTGCGGGCAGACTCGGTTGCGGTGTCGCTCCGGCGCGGGAACAAAGAGCTGAGCTTCAAGCTGTCCAAGGGCAAGCTCGGCATCTACTTTGCTGAGTGGCAGAACGACCTGGTGCCGGACTCGGATGCCACGCTCCTCGACGACGTTCCCAACCTGAGCTGGAGCAGGACAAACAGCTTCATGGGTGCGCTGGAAGCCATCGGGCAGAGGCTCGGCGACTCCGTCGGCTACGCGTTCCTCTGCGGGGCTTCGGGCGCGGCTTTCCGGACCCAGTTCTTCGATGGGTGGTGCCCGAGCTCGCCGGACGCGACCGTAGGATTCAACGCCGGCGATGTCGCTCTGAAGGCGTGCGGGCTCTCGGCTTCTTGGCAGCATCCTTCGGACGACGGCAAGAACAAGCCGCAGATGCTTGCCGCTGTCAGGAAGAGCATCGATGCTGGAATGCCGGTTCTCGGCATCGACATGGTGGAGATGCCGGAGTGGGGTGTCATCATCGGTTACGAGAAGAACAGCGACGAGTTGTTCTGCCACACGTATTTCGATAAACACAAGCGCTACGAGGTCGCTCGGAAGTTCCCATTCGCGGTCGGCATCCTGAAACGGGAAGGCAGGACGCCGGATGAGAACACGAGCATCAGGCGCGGATTCGATGTCGTGTTGGAAAACCTGACCACGATCAAGTATGGCCAGTACTATTCCGGACTGGCCGCGTTCGACGAGTGGACCGGGCGGCTGCGGGACGACGACTTCACCAAGCTCGACAGCGCCAAGCTGGCCAACGCCGCGCAGGCGAACGAATGGATATTCGAGCGCCTCATCGCGGACCGGAAGACCGGTATCGAGTACCTCGACACCGTGGGCAAGCGCATGCCCGCGCTCCAACCGACCACCGATTCCCTGGCCGCGATTTACCAGCAGGAAATCGGGGTGCTTGAACCATTGGCCGCACACCTGCCGGGCCCGGGAAGCGTGAAGCCGGGCTGGCAGTGGTCGAAGGTAGACCGGGACAACGAGATTGCGATGCTCCTCAGCGCCCGTGTGTTTGAGGAGCAGACGATCCCGATGTGGAAGAAGCTGGCCGGCAGGAAGCAGTAG
- a CDS encoding GNAT family N-acetyltransferase: protein MLEKYRPEYYDEVAGFARKCSNFGYVKDIIRAHTKRGFPGECHVWREDVRIVAFAAAAYLNPDDAWLWGMRVDPEFRNKGVAAKFTRAQLRIVRASGRTWAGLNTLDHRKPAPTFRVMEKLGFRLEDTYADDVYWRRPRGVARPRLKPYDDILSHFSSLGRRTYFYQRPGWFSSRLIPARRREVNRLGFTLDGVPLMFKQWRYTEKGRRYSGATVNLFDRPPDFGTFVPSLLALIRKRGHVVVNYPAEWQHRFRAAARAAIPRSRKNRGYWPSTWRIYGKDLT from the coding sequence ATGCTGGAAAAGTACAGACCTGAGTATTACGACGAGGTTGCTGGCTTCGCCCGGAAGTGCAGCAACTTTGGCTACGTCAAGGACATTATCCGGGCGCACACGAAGCGAGGGTTCCCAGGCGAGTGCCATGTCTGGCGCGAGGACGTACGCATCGTTGCCTTTGCCGCGGCCGCATATCTGAACCCGGACGACGCCTGGCTATGGGGGATGAGAGTGGATCCGGAGTTCCGCAACAAGGGTGTTGCGGCGAAGTTCACGCGGGCGCAACTGCGCATCGTTAGGGCATCGGGTCGGACATGGGCAGGGCTCAACACGCTCGACCATCGGAAGCCGGCGCCGACCTTCCGCGTGATGGAGAAGCTCGGGTTTCGCCTTGAGGATACCTATGCCGACGACGTGTATTGGCGTCGCCCCAGGGGCGTTGCGCGGCCGCGGCTCAAGCCGTACGACGACATACTCTCCCACTTCAGCTCACTCGGTCGCAGGACCTACTTTTACCAGAGGCCGGGTTGGTTCAGTTCACGCCTGATACCGGCTCGACGCCGAGAGGTGAACCGGCTTGGGTTCACGCTTGATGGCGTTCCGCTGATGTTCAAGCAGTGGCGCTACACTGAAAAGGGACGGCGCTACTCAGGTGCTACCGTGAATCTGTTCGACCGTCCCCCGGACTTCGGGACATTCGTGCCGTCACTTCTGGCGCTCATACGAAAGCGCGGGCACGTGGTCGTGAACTACCCGGCCGAATGGCAGCACCGGTTCCGCGCGGCTGCCCGCGCCGCGATACCGAGGTCCCGGAAGAACCGTGGCTACTGGCCGAGCACCTGGCGCATCTACGGCAAAGACCTCACGTAG